In one Streptomyces sp. NBC_01241 genomic region, the following are encoded:
- a CDS encoding NUDIX domain-containing protein, with product MTERPVVKRTARAILLDGNDLILIKRTKPGVDPYWLTPGGGVEPEDATVVDALHRELDEELGAKITDVVPCFVDTVEHIEGGGVKGVKVQHFFVCRLESMDLSRRHGPEIDDPCGEYDVVRVPFSRMGIAAVHLVPLSLRHYLDGNIEGVRAMHAPDLG from the coding sequence ATGACCGAACGTCCCGTGGTCAAGCGCACCGCACGCGCCATCCTGCTCGACGGCAACGACCTCATCCTCATCAAGCGCACCAAGCCCGGGGTGGATCCGTACTGGCTCACACCAGGCGGCGGGGTCGAGCCCGAGGACGCGACCGTCGTCGACGCCCTGCACCGCGAACTGGACGAGGAGCTCGGCGCCAAGATCACCGATGTGGTTCCCTGCTTCGTCGACACCGTGGAGCACATCGAGGGCGGCGGGGTGAAGGGCGTGAAGGTCCAGCACTTCTTCGTCTGCCGGCTGGAGTCCATGGACCTGTCCCGGCGCCACGGCCCGGAGATCGACGACCCCTGCGGGGAGTACGACGTCGTACGGGTGCCGTTCAGCCGGATGGGGATCGCCGCGGTTCATCTCGTGCCACTGTCGCTGCGGCACTACCTGGACGGCAATATCGAGGGCGTACGAGCGATGCATGCCCCTGACCTGGGCTGA
- a CDS encoding GNAT family N-acetyltransferase — protein MYRLQAVTHTDNAAALAVLVRSGFVQEGIRRSACLHRGRRHDVAVLSLLRPEWEALARPKPWDR, from the coding sequence ATGTACCGCCTTCAGGCGGTCACCCACACGGACAACGCGGCCGCGCTCGCCGTTCTCGTCAGGTCGGGGTTCGTCCAGGAGGGGATACGGCGATCCGCGTGTCTGCACCGGGGGCGCCGCCATGACGTCGCGGTGCTCTCACTGCTCCGCCCCGAGTGGGAGGCGCTGGCGCGCCCGAAGCCATGGGACCGCTGA
- a CDS encoding DUF5326 family protein: MREIFAGMPWWVKWIAVPVIAIVVFGGLIASVVGFVIGLLFKVLVFVILVGGLVFVVRKFMSSSSSRGDW, translated from the coding sequence GTGCGGGAGATATTCGCGGGGATGCCCTGGTGGGTGAAGTGGATCGCGGTGCCGGTCATCGCGATCGTTGTGTTCGGCGGTCTGATCGCCAGCGTGGTCGGGTTCGTGATCGGTCTGCTCTTCAAGGTTCTCGTCTTCGTGATCCTGGTCGGCGGACTCGTCTTCGTCGTACGCAAGTTCATGTCGTCGTCCTCCTCGCGTGGTGACTGGTAG
- a CDS encoding IclR family transcriptional regulator, with product MTTASSTAVPTLIGSVQRALRLLEAVGAHRDGAPAKQLAREAGLPLPTAYHLLRTLAHEGYLRRENGVFLFGTAAERLVGEGSLQNRRSRMAESLSRWRDVIGAPVYCAVYREGEIELVAVADTPVTPAVDECASFRETGHAHAIGQCLLSRLDEKAREDHLDRHPVRPLTRYSVRDRAALLERLRSLERMEPVIERQEYALGTVCAAIPITAGFTAAAMAISVPLEQEDRLLPAVEQLRGEVANLLRSFVFSISI from the coding sequence TTGACCACGGCATCGAGCACTGCTGTCCCGACGTTGATCGGTTCGGTTCAGCGAGCGCTGAGGCTGCTGGAAGCCGTGGGTGCCCATCGAGACGGGGCGCCCGCGAAGCAGTTGGCCAGGGAAGCGGGCCTTCCCCTTCCCACTGCCTACCATCTGCTGCGCACCCTGGCCCATGAGGGCTATCTGCGCAGGGAGAACGGCGTTTTCCTCTTCGGGACCGCCGCTGAACGCCTGGTCGGTGAAGGTTCCCTGCAGAATCGTCGCAGCAGAATGGCGGAGTCGCTGAGCCGCTGGCGCGACGTCATCGGCGCGCCGGTGTACTGCGCCGTCTACCGCGAGGGCGAGATCGAACTCGTCGCCGTCGCCGACACCCCGGTTACCCCCGCGGTGGACGAGTGCGCGTCCTTCAGGGAGACCGGGCACGCCCATGCCATCGGTCAGTGTCTGCTGAGCCGGCTCGACGAGAAGGCTCGTGAGGATCATCTGGACCGGCACCCGGTACGGCCGCTGACCCGCTACTCGGTGAGGGACCGCGCGGCGCTCCTCGAGCGGTTGCGGTCGCTGGAACGAATGGAACCTGTCATCGAACGACAGGAGTACGCCTTGGGGACGGTCTGCGCGGCCATCCCGATCACTGCCGGATTCACCGCCGCCGCGATGGCCATTTCGGTACCCCTGGAGCAGGAAGACCGGTTGCTCCCCGCAGTCGAACAACTACGTGGCGAAGTGGCCAACCTCTTGCGTTCGTTCGTGTTCTCTATCAGTATCTGA
- a CDS encoding GNAT family N-acetyltransferase yields MSDLEIRPAARTDIPAIVAMLADDPLGAQRESPDDLSPYRAAFQRLADDPNQHLVVAVRGDRVVGTLQLTVIPGLSRRGSTRAVIEGVRVHAAERGSGLGTRLIEWAVDESRRLHCQLVQLTSDATRTDAHRFYERLGFTASHVGFKLTL; encoded by the coding sequence ATGAGCGATCTGGAAATACGCCCCGCGGCCCGCACCGACATCCCCGCGATCGTGGCCATGCTCGCCGACGATCCACTCGGTGCACAGCGTGAGTCACCGGACGACCTCTCCCCGTACCGCGCCGCGTTCCAGCGGCTGGCGGACGACCCGAACCAGCACCTGGTGGTCGCCGTGCGCGGGGACCGCGTCGTCGGAACTCTGCAGCTGACCGTGATCCCCGGACTCTCCCGGCGCGGCTCGACCCGCGCGGTCATCGAGGGCGTCCGCGTCCACGCCGCCGAACGCGGCAGCGGTCTCGGCACCCGGCTGATCGAATGGGCCGTGGACGAATCCCGGCGTCTGCACTGCCAGTTGGTCCAGTTGACATCCGATGCAACCCGGACCGATGCTCATCGCTTCTACGAGCGGCTCGGCTTCACTGCCAGCCACGTGGGCTTCAAGCTCACGCTGTGA
- a CDS encoding YibE/F family protein has protein sequence MTSPQIDSEPRGHQHGHSHSHGPAAPVSKHLRKVIAAALIPFATAVVVGLVVLWPGGAPPHDRTGVGFDRQTQQAKVVKVDKVDCKDVNASQMPISGETTPPSGSGPGLCEKATVEVTTGHDKGRAFVEIVQPDAPRQLRQGQGVVVAYAPDAPHDLQYSVTDVNRKFPMALLAGVFALVVVAVGRMRGVMALVALAVSFAVLTLFILPAVLQGSNPLLVAVIGASAIMLIALYMCHGLTARTSVAVIGTLISLLLIGLLGSLFIGWASLTGNTDDSTGLIHGLYPRIDMSGLLLAGVIIGSLGVLDDVTVTQTSAVWELHQANPMMGARGLYKAGIRIGRDHIASVVNTLVLAYAGAALPLLLLFSIARSSVGTVANSELVAEEIVRTLVGSIGLVASVPVTTALAALVVSADRTGLGAEAGASAPVRAGRGRRRRAKS, from the coding sequence GTGACGTCCCCCCAAATCGACTCCGAACCGCGAGGCCATCAGCACGGCCACTCGCACAGCCATGGCCCCGCAGCGCCCGTCTCGAAGCATCTGCGCAAGGTCATCGCGGCCGCGCTCATCCCGTTCGCCACCGCGGTCGTCGTCGGCCTGGTGGTGCTCTGGCCGGGTGGCGCGCCCCCGCACGATCGGACCGGTGTCGGTTTCGACCGGCAGACCCAGCAGGCGAAGGTGGTGAAGGTCGACAAGGTGGACTGCAAGGACGTGAACGCCTCCCAGATGCCCATCAGCGGCGAGACCACCCCACCGTCGGGGAGCGGGCCGGGGCTGTGCGAGAAGGCCACCGTCGAGGTGACGACCGGCCACGACAAGGGCCGGGCCTTCGTCGAGATTGTCCAGCCCGACGCACCGCGTCAGTTGCGCCAGGGTCAGGGCGTGGTCGTGGCGTACGCCCCCGACGCGCCCCATGATCTGCAGTACTCGGTGACGGATGTGAACCGGAAGTTCCCGATGGCGCTGCTGGCCGGGGTCTTCGCCCTGGTCGTGGTCGCGGTGGGCAGGATGCGCGGGGTGATGGCACTGGTCGCGCTCGCCGTGTCGTTCGCGGTACTGACCCTGTTCATCCTCCCGGCCGTCCTTCAGGGCTCGAATCCCCTGCTCGTCGCGGTGATCGGGGCCAGTGCGATCATGCTGATCGCGCTCTACATGTGCCACGGCTTGACGGCCCGCACCTCGGTCGCGGTGATCGGCACACTGATCTCGCTCCTGCTGATCGGGCTGCTCGGATCACTCTTCATCGGCTGGGCGAGCCTGACGGGCAACACCGACGACAGCACCGGTCTCATCCACGGCCTGTACCCGCGCATCGACATGAGCGGCCTGCTGCTGGCCGGTGTCATCATCGGTTCGCTCGGGGTCCTCGACGATGTGACGGTCACCCAGACATCTGCGGTCTGGGAGTTGCACCAGGCGAACCCGATGATGGGTGCGCGGGGGCTCTACAAGGCAGGGATCAGGATCGGGCGCGACCACATCGCCTCGGTCGTCAATACGCTGGTGCTCGCCTACGCGGGCGCGGCGCTGCCGCTGCTGCTCCTGTTCTCGATCGCCCGGAGCAGTGTGGGGACGGTGGCCAACAGCGAGCTGGTGGCGGAGGAGATCGTACGAACGCTGGTCGGCTCGATCGGACTGGTCGCCTCGGTGCCGGTGACGACGGCGCTCGCCGCGCTGGTCGTCTCCGCGGACCGCACAGGGCTCGGCGCGGAAGCCGGGGCTTCAGCACCCGTACGGGCCGGGAGAGGCCGCCGTCGTAGGGCGAAGTCTTGA
- a CDS encoding metallophosphoesterase, translating to MTQGAGQEPVVRTATLRDFRVPPYAQTAVPPSPPHPGNAVPGDELPEGYTPTARDLPVINRGDTVQVRAFPDPRPAPEPGLGPLYVVGDVHGYLDELHAALAEQGLIDAEGNWSAGNARLWFLGDFTDRGPDGIGVIDLVMRLSAEAAAAGGYCKALMGNHELLLIGAKRFGDTPVNSGAGTATFQAAWLLNGGQKNDMERLQDVHLQWMSRLDAIVEEDGHLLTHSDTTAYLDYGSTIEDVNDTVHAILTRNDADECWDLFRKLTKRFAFRDESGPQAVRELLSAYGGQRIVHGHSPIPYLLGEVGSEDGEDASGPVVDGPHVYADGLAIAMDGGVTMAGKLLVVQLPLHD from the coding sequence ATGACACAGGGGGCCGGTCAGGAACCCGTGGTGCGGACTGCGACGTTGCGTGACTTCCGCGTACCGCCCTATGCGCAGACTGCGGTGCCGCCTTCACCGCCGCATCCGGGCAACGCCGTTCCGGGAGACGAGCTGCCGGAGGGGTACACCCCCACCGCACGCGACCTTCCGGTGATCAACCGCGGTGACACCGTCCAGGTGCGGGCCTTCCCCGACCCGCGGCCCGCCCCGGAGCCGGGGCTCGGACCGCTGTACGTCGTCGGCGACGTCCACGGCTATCTGGACGAGCTCCACGCCGCCCTCGCCGAGCAGGGCCTCATCGACGCCGAGGGCAACTGGTCCGCGGGCAATGCCCGGCTCTGGTTCCTGGGCGACTTCACCGACCGGGGACCCGACGGCATCGGCGTCATCGACCTGGTGATGCGCCTCTCCGCCGAGGCCGCGGCCGCGGGCGGTTATTGCAAGGCCCTGATGGGCAATCACGAACTGCTGCTCATCGGCGCCAAGCGGTTCGGCGACACCCCGGTCAACTCCGGCGCCGGCACCGCCACCTTCCAGGCCGCCTGGCTGCTCAACGGCGGCCAGAAGAACGACATGGAGCGGCTCCAGGACGTCCACCTCCAGTGGATGTCCCGGCTTGACGCGATCGTCGAGGAGGACGGGCATCTGCTGACCCACTCCGACACGACGGCATACCTCGACTACGGCAGTACCATCGAGGACGTCAACGACACCGTGCACGCCATTCTCACGCGTAACGACGCCGATGAGTGCTGGGACCTCTTCCGGAAGCTCACGAAGCGGTTCGCCTTCCGCGACGAGTCGGGGCCGCAGGCCGTACGGGAGCTGCTGTCGGCCTACGGCGGACAGCGCATCGTCCACGGTCACAGCCCCATCCCGTACCTACTCGGCGAGGTCGGCTCGGAGGACGGAGAGGACGCTTCCGGTCCCGTGGTCGACGGCCCGCACGTGTACGCGGACGGGCTCGCCATCGCCATGGACGGCGGAGTGACCATGGCCGGAAAGCTACTGGTCGTCCAACTGCCTCTGCATGACTGA
- a CDS encoding cupin domain-containing protein: MKAFRLDELEAERAANDGAYLQFVKERNMSVGLYALDAGDLDPQQPHKEDEVYFIVSGRASITVGMETTQVGRGSVVYVPAGVAHKFHHITEDLRVMVVFSPPES; the protein is encoded by the coding sequence ATGAAGGCATTCAGACTGGACGAGCTGGAGGCGGAACGGGCCGCGAACGACGGTGCGTATCTGCAGTTCGTGAAGGAACGGAACATGTCCGTCGGCCTGTACGCACTGGACGCCGGCGACCTTGACCCGCAGCAGCCGCACAAGGAGGACGAGGTCTACTTCATCGTCAGCGGCCGCGCCTCGATCACGGTCGGCATGGAAACCACCCAGGTGGGAAGAGGGAGCGTGGTGTACGTCCCGGCCGGGGTGGCCCACAAGTTTCACCACATCACCGAGGACCTGCGGGTCATGGTGGTCTTCTCGCCGCCGGAGAGCTGA
- a CDS encoding phage holin family protein codes for MKNFVVKTIANAGALAVAIWLLQDITLSGGSTGRKALTLIVVALLFGLVNFVVKPIVKLLTLPLFILTLGLITLVVNALMLLLTSWLAGQFNLSFHVHGFWTAVLGGLIISIVSWALNVVLPDED; via the coding sequence ATGAAGAATTTCGTAGTCAAGACGATCGCCAACGCGGGTGCGCTGGCCGTGGCCATCTGGTTGCTCCAGGACATCACGCTGAGCGGCGGCAGCACCGGGCGCAAGGCACTCACGCTGATCGTGGTCGCCCTGCTCTTCGGCCTGGTGAACTTCGTGGTCAAGCCGATAGTGAAACTGCTCACCCTGCCGCTCTTCATCCTCACGCTGGGTCTGATCACCCTGGTGGTCAACGCGCTCATGCTGCTGCTGACCTCCTGGCTGGCCGGGCAGTTCAACCTGAGCTTCCACGTCCACGGTTTCTGGACCGCCGTACTCGGCGGCCTGATCATCTCGATCGTGTCGTGGGCACTGAACGTGGTCCTGCCCGACGAGGACTGA
- a CDS encoding GNAT family N-acetyltransferase, with protein MTVPQSRPLAALPVRRLSPGDLVACADLCENRGWPRDEHRWGLLLSAGTGYGLDDPGGEGLMAACVVTSYGPRLAAIGVLLVAERYARQGVARLLMGHVMDEAADTPLSLYATSAGQPLYEQLGFSVVGRVQRVTGFFRPPGDAVIAAAVRPATAMDLQAIVRLDADVFGTDRTHVLARLPAYADHIRIAEAGGKLVGYATTWPSDRTHVVGPLVAPDTATAQALVTSLAEATDLPLRADIDARHADLLAWFKECGLQAGSGTTVMTYGTSDLPGDWTRRYAPLTVAMG; from the coding sequence ATGACCGTCCCACAGTCGCGTCCGCTCGCCGCATTGCCTGTCCGACGTCTCAGCCCGGGCGACCTGGTCGCCTGCGCCGACCTCTGCGAGAACCGCGGCTGGCCACGCGATGAGCACCGGTGGGGCCTGCTCCTCTCCGCAGGAACCGGCTACGGCCTGGACGATCCCGGCGGCGAGGGCCTGATGGCCGCTTGTGTGGTGACCTCCTACGGACCGCGACTGGCTGCCATCGGCGTGCTGCTCGTCGCCGAACGGTACGCGCGGCAGGGAGTGGCCCGGCTGCTGATGGGTCATGTCATGGACGAGGCCGCGGACACGCCTCTCAGCCTGTACGCGACATCTGCGGGTCAACCTCTCTACGAACAGCTCGGGTTCTCGGTCGTGGGCCGCGTCCAGCGGGTCACCGGGTTCTTCCGGCCGCCCGGGGACGCGGTGATTGCCGCGGCCGTACGTCCGGCCACGGCAATGGACCTGCAAGCCATCGTCCGGCTGGACGCGGACGTCTTCGGCACGGACCGGACACATGTCCTCGCCCGGCTTCCCGCGTATGCCGACCACATCCGGATCGCGGAGGCCGGCGGAAAGCTCGTCGGTTACGCGACGACCTGGCCGAGCGACCGTACGCATGTGGTCGGCCCGCTGGTCGCGCCCGACACGGCCACGGCTCAGGCCCTCGTCACCTCGCTCGCCGAGGCGACGGATCTGCCGTTGCGCGCGGACATCGACGCACGCCATGCGGACCTGCTCGCCTGGTTCAAGGAGTGCGGTCTGCAGGCGGGCTCCGGAACCACGGTGATGACGTATGGGACTTCGGACCTGCCGGGCGACTGGACCCGTCGCTACGCTCCGCTGACCGTGGCGATGGGCTGA
- the thiC gene encoding phosphomethylpyrimidine synthase ThiC, protein MTTADAHTPASNQSAEAGKSIGWHKGYVQGSRPDLRVPVRQVHLTNGKDVTLYDTSGPYTDPTTETDVRRGLAPLRENWITARGDTEEYPGRPARPEDDGLKHTSPRVGSPLLERSRELGEGLRNLDAVFPGRPRLPRRSRDGQPVTQLAYARRGEITPEMEYVAIRENVEPEVVREEIAAGRAVLPANVNHPEIEPMIIGKRFLVKVNANIGNSAVTSSIEEEVEKMTWATRWGADTVMDLSTGRNIHTTREWVLRNSPVPIGTVPLYQALEKVDGRAEELTWEIYKDTVIEQAEQGVDYMTVHAGVRLPYVPLTARRKTGIVSRGGSIMAAWCLAHHKESFLYEHFEELCEILATYDVTYSLGDGLRPGSIADANDEAQFAELRTLGELNTIAKRHGVQTMIEGPGHVPMHKIKENIDLQQEICEEAPFYTLGPLTTDVAPAYDHITSGIGAAMIAWWGTAMLCYVTPKEHLGLPNRDDVKTGVITYKIAAHAADLAKGHPGAQDWDDALSDARFEFRWEDQFNLALDPVTAREFHDETLPAEPAKTAHFCSMCGPKFCSMKISRSITEQFAPDLAVTSDDDVQAGMLAKSKEFAEAGHRVYLPIAD, encoded by the coding sequence ATGACCACAGCGGACGCACACACGCCTGCCTCGAACCAGAGCGCCGAGGCCGGGAAGTCCATCGGCTGGCACAAGGGATACGTCCAGGGCTCACGCCCAGACCTCCGGGTGCCGGTCCGTCAGGTGCACCTCACCAACGGCAAGGACGTGACGCTGTACGACACGTCGGGGCCGTACACCGATCCCACCACCGAGACCGATGTCCGTCGCGGACTCGCACCGCTTCGGGAGAACTGGATCACCGCGCGCGGCGACACCGAGGAGTACCCGGGCCGTCCCGCACGCCCCGAGGACGACGGGCTCAAGCACACCTCGCCGCGGGTGGGGTCTCCCCTGCTCGAGCGAAGCCGAGAGCTCGGGGAAGGACTGCGCAACCTCGACGCGGTCTTCCCCGGCCGGCCCCGGCTGCCCCGCCGCAGCCGGGACGGGCAGCCGGTGACCCAGCTCGCGTATGCCCGCCGGGGTGAGATCACCCCGGAGATGGAGTACGTGGCGATCCGGGAGAACGTCGAGCCGGAGGTGGTGCGCGAGGAGATCGCTGCAGGCCGGGCCGTACTGCCGGCCAACGTCAACCACCCCGAGATCGAACCGATGATCATCGGGAAGCGGTTTTTGGTGAAGGTCAATGCCAACATCGGCAACTCCGCGGTGACGTCCTCCATCGAGGAGGAGGTGGAGAAGATGACGTGGGCGACGCGCTGGGGCGCCGACACCGTCATGGATCTGTCCACCGGCCGCAACATTCACACCACCCGTGAGTGGGTACTGCGCAATTCCCCCGTGCCGATCGGCACCGTTCCCCTCTATCAGGCGCTCGAAAAGGTCGACGGCCGGGCCGAGGAGCTGACCTGGGAGATCTACAAGGACACCGTCATCGAGCAGGCCGAGCAGGGCGTCGACTACATGACGGTCCACGCCGGCGTGCGCCTGCCGTACGTCCCGTTGACCGCCCGGCGCAAGACCGGCATCGTCTCCCGCGGCGGTTCGATCATGGCGGCGTGGTGTCTCGCGCACCACAAGGAGTCGTTCCTGTACGAGCACTTCGAGGAGCTCTGCGAGATCCTCGCCACGTACGACGTGACGTACTCGCTGGGCGACGGTCTGCGCCCCGGCTCGATCGCCGACGCCAACGACGAGGCCCAGTTCGCCGAACTGCGCACACTCGGCGAACTGAACACGATCGCCAAGCGGCACGGTGTCCAGACCATGATCGAGGGCCCGGGCCATGTCCCGATGCACAAGATCAAGGAGAACATCGACCTCCAGCAGGAGATCTGCGAGGAGGCGCCGTTCTACACGCTCGGCCCGCTGACCACCGATGTCGCTCCGGCGTACGACCACATCACCTCGGGCATCGGCGCGGCGATGATCGCGTGGTGGGGCACGGCGATGCTCTGTTATGTCACGCCCAAGGAGCACCTCGGCCTGCCCAACCGCGACGACGTGAAGACCGGCGTCATCACGTACAAGATCGCGGCCCATGCGGCGGACCTCGCCAAGGGGCACCCGGGGGCGCAGGACTGGGACGACGCGCTCTCCGACGCCCGTTTCGAATTCCGCTGGGAGGACCAGTTCAATCTGGCTCTCGACCCGGTCACGGCACGGGAGTTCCACGACGAGACGCTGCCCGCCGAACCGGCGAAGACCGCGCACTTCTGCTCGATGTGCGGGCCGAAATTCTGTTCGATGAAGATCAGTAGAAGCATCACAGAGCAATTCGCCCCGGATCTTGCTGTGACCAGCGACGATGATGTTCAAGCGGGGATGCTCGCCAAGTCGAAGGAGTTCGCTGAGGCGGGCCACCGCGTCTACCTGCCTATTGCGGACTGA
- a CDS encoding LysR family transcriptional regulator: MDLALLRTFVTVHRAGSFTRAAALLGLSQPAVTSQIRTLERQLGRPLFLRRARGVTPTTIGDELAHRAAPHLDALIEIAETELDEESGVRTLHLAGPPEFTSSRALPALTPLIAQGLALRSSFFADAEETLKGLAAGHHDLAIATARPRGELLTATPLCDEEHVLIAAPRWAGRLGPGTLRHKGPVVLDQLPVVEVHESLPLVSRYWAAVFDSRPVVAGTVIAPDLRAVLECAAAGAGIAVLPRYLCEGALERGEVVALLDPPVPPLRTYFLAVRTGTLPLPHIARAHEWLLRAAAAW; this comes from the coding sequence ATGGACCTGGCCCTGCTGCGCACATTCGTCACGGTGCACCGAGCCGGCTCCTTCACCAGGGCCGCCGCCCTGCTCGGCCTCTCCCAGCCCGCCGTCACCTCGCAGATCCGCACCCTGGAGCGGCAGCTGGGCCGCCCGCTCTTCCTGCGCCGGGCCCGCGGCGTGACCCCGACGACCATCGGCGACGAACTCGCGCACCGGGCAGCGCCCCATCTGGACGCGCTGATCGAGATCGCCGAGACCGAGCTCGACGAGGAGTCGGGCGTACGGACCCTGCATCTGGCCGGACCGCCCGAGTTCACGTCGTCGCGCGCCCTGCCGGCACTCACCCCGCTCATCGCCCAGGGTCTGGCCTTGCGCAGTTCGTTCTTCGCCGACGCCGAGGAGACGTTAAAGGGGCTGGCCGCCGGGCACCATGACCTGGCCATTGCCACGGCCCGTCCGCGCGGTGAGCTGCTCACCGCGACGCCGCTGTGCGACGAGGAGCATGTACTGATCGCGGCGCCGCGCTGGGCCGGGCGGCTGGGACCTGGGACGCTGCGGCACAAAGGGCCCGTGGTGCTGGACCAGCTGCCGGTCGTGGAGGTGCACGAGAGCCTGCCGCTCGTCTCCCGGTACTGGGCCGCCGTGTTCGACAGCCGGCCCGTCGTCGCGGGAACCGTCATCGCACCGGATCTCCGGGCGGTCCTCGAATGCGCGGCGGCCGGTGCCGGGATCGCCGTACTGCCGCGCTATCTGTGCGAGGGGGCGCTGGAACGGGGCGAGGTGGTGGCGCTCCTCGATCCCCCCGTGCCCCCGCTGCGCACCTACTTCCTGGCCGTGCGGACCGGCACGCTCCCACTGCCGCACATCGCGCGGGCGCATGAGTGGCTACTGCGTGCCGCCGCCGCCTGGTGA
- a CDS encoding SsgA family sporulation/cell division regulator, translating to MRESVQAEVMMSFLVSEELSFRIPVELRYEVCDPYAIRMTFHLPGDAPVTWAFGRELLLDGLNSPSGDGDVHIGPTEPEGLSDVHIRLQVGEDRALFRAGTAPLVAFLDRTDKLVPLGQECTLGDFEGNLEEALGRILAEEQNAG from the coding sequence ATGCGCGAGTCGGTTCAAGCTGAGGTCATGATGAGCTTCCTCGTTTCCGAGGAGCTCTCTTTCCGGATCCCGGTGGAGCTCCGGTACGAAGTGTGTGATCCGTATGCGATCCGGATGACCTTCCATCTGCCCGGCGACGCCCCCGTCACCTGGGCATTCGGTCGTGAGCTGCTGCTCGACGGCCTCAACAGCCCCAGTGGCGACGGCGATGTGCACATCGGACCCACGGAGCCCGAGGGGCTTTCCGATGTACATATCCGGCTCCAGGTCGGCGAGGACCGCGCCCTCTTCCGGGCCGGTACCGCGCCACTTGTGGCCTTTCTCGACCGGACGGACAAACTCGTGCCGCTCGGGCAGGAGTGCACGCTGGGTGACTTCGAGGGCAATCTGGAAGAGGCCCTGGGCCGGATCCTCGCCGAGGAACAGAACGCCGGCTGA
- a CDS encoding cystathionine gamma-lyase, with translation MSTMGDGTRAVRAGLPEPQQFEPTLPGPAFAAHFHLSGEPVGPYTYGRDTNPTWTHLERAIGELEAPGEPVETTVFASGMAAVSAVLLSQARSGDVVVLPDDGYQALPLVREQLKAYGVEVRTAPTGGDAQLAVLDGAKLLWIETPSNPGLDVCDVRRLVGAAHAAGTLVAVDNTLATPLGQRPLELGADFSVASDTKGMTGHGDILLGHVTCRDPELAAGVRRWRKVVGAIPGPMEAWLAHRSLATLELRIDRQCATALTLAEALGKREGVTGLRYPGLPTDPSYPNAVRQMRRFGSVVSFVLPDRERAERFLTELHLVDDATSFGGVRSTAERRARWGGDAVPEGFIRFSVGAESPDDLVADVERALDAALGGS, from the coding sequence ATGAGCACCATGGGTGACGGAACCCGGGCGGTACGGGCCGGGCTGCCCGAACCGCAGCAGTTCGAGCCGACGCTGCCCGGTCCCGCCTTCGCCGCACACTTCCATCTCTCCGGTGAACCGGTCGGCCCGTACACCTACGGCCGGGACACCAATCCGACGTGGACCCACCTGGAGCGCGCCATCGGCGAGCTGGAGGCGCCGGGCGAGCCGGTCGAGACGACCGTCTTCGCCTCCGGAATGGCGGCGGTCTCGGCCGTGCTGCTGTCCCAGGCGCGCTCCGGCGACGTGGTCGTGCTGCCCGACGACGGATATCAGGCGCTGCCGCTGGTGCGTGAGCAGCTGAAGGCGTACGGCGTCGAGGTACGGACCGCACCAACCGGCGGCGACGCCCAGCTGGCGGTCCTCGACGGCGCCAAGCTGCTATGGATCGAGACCCCGTCCAATCCGGGGCTCGACGTCTGCGACGTACGCCGGCTCGTCGGGGCCGCGCACGCGGCCGGCACGCTGGTGGCCGTCGACAACACCCTCGCCACACCGCTCGGCCAGCGCCCGCTGGAACTGGGGGCCGACTTCTCCGTGGCCAGTGACACCAAGGGCATGACCGGGCACGGAGACATCCTGCTCGGCCATGTGACCTGCCGCGATCCCGAGCTGGCAGCGGGGGTACGGCGCTGGCGCAAGGTCGTCGGTGCGATCCCGGGTCCGATGGAGGCCTGGCTCGCACACCGTTCGCTGGCCACGCTGGAGCTGCGGATCGACCGGCAGTGCGCCACCGCCCTGACCCTGGCCGAGGCGCTGGGCAAGCGCGAGGGAGTGACCGGTCTGCGGTATCCCGGACTGCCCACCGACCCTTCGTATCCGAACGCCGTACGGCAGATGCGGCGCTTCGGCTCCGTGGTGTCGTTCGTGCTGCCCGACCGCGAACGGGCCGAGCGCTTCCTGACCGAGCTGCATCTGGTCGACGACGCGACGAGCTTCGGCGGCGTGCGCTCCACCGCGGAACGACGGGCGCGCTGGGGCGGTGACGCCGTACCGGAGGGCTTCATCCGCTTCTCGGTCGGCGCCGAGAGCCCGGACGACCTGGTGGCCGACGTGGAGCGGGCACTGGACGCAGCGCTCGGCGGGAGCTGA